The Corynebacterium camporealensis genome contains a region encoding:
- a CDS encoding alpha/beta hydrolase-fold protein, translating to MPKNASLRSQRARKGLTVAALPTAVAVGLALLPSAAAQSSLGDLSSNSSLSDAIAPQDPPKRTPINTEYPDVEGLPEGVDIKRVEYLTNRNLMVYIQSAAMPNEDMKVQIQLARDWYANPDKTFPEVWALDGLRARDDESGWTIETNIEDQYADRNVNLIMPVGGESSFYADWEKPDQGKHYKWETFLTKELIPILDKQFRSNQKRALTGISMGGTAAINLAERNPQLFDFVGSFSGYLDTTTQGMPQAIQAAQLDAGGYRSTNMWGPIGSQNWIDHDPKLGIENLKDMTVYVSSGSGKDDFGDPESVAKGPANLAGMGLEVISRMSTQTFLKYADRAGVKPIAKFRPSGVHSWEYWQFEMNQAWSDIADSLDIAKEDRGAECTPIGAIKAEAAKYKDLGTCLNNEYDAEDGKAQDFRGGAVYWSPDTGAHALWGRIGARYSEIGGPSSWLGFPKTSELTTPDGKGRFVHFENGSIYWSPQTGAWEVPRDIMSKWGATKWEQGTFKYPTSSLQSVGRGLQQFFQGGVITRNPDNNNYTVYGAIGAKYKELDGAKSALGFPVAEERPVPRNGRMQEFEHGYIYWSARTGAHYVMKGNIYNEWGKRGWESGKLGFPTKDFSEIAAGGLTQEFENGRISEVMGRIRVEER from the coding sequence ATGCCTAAAAATGCGTCTCTACGTTCCCAGCGGGCTCGTAAGGGCCTGACCGTTGCCGCACTTCCAACCGCCGTTGCCGTGGGCTTGGCCTTGCTGCCGAGCGCGGCCGCACAGTCGTCCCTAGGTGATTTGAGCTCCAACTCGAGCCTGTCGGATGCAATCGCACCGCAGGATCCGCCGAAGCGTACTCCGATTAACACTGAGTACCCGGACGTTGAAGGCTTGCCCGAGGGCGTCGACATCAAGCGTGTGGAATACCTGACCAATCGCAACCTGATGGTCTATATCCAGTCCGCAGCGATGCCGAACGAGGACATGAAGGTCCAGATTCAGCTGGCCCGTGACTGGTACGCCAACCCGGACAAGACCTTCCCGGAGGTCTGGGCACTGGATGGCCTGCGCGCACGTGACGACGAGTCCGGCTGGACCATCGAGACCAACATCGAGGACCAGTACGCTGACCGTAACGTCAACCTGATTATGCCGGTCGGCGGCGAGTCTTCCTTCTACGCTGACTGGGAAAAGCCAGACCAGGGCAAGCACTACAAGTGGGAGACCTTCCTGACCAAGGAGCTCATCCCGATTTTGGACAAGCAGTTCCGCTCCAATCAGAAGCGTGCACTGACTGGTATTTCCATGGGCGGTACCGCTGCTATCAACCTGGCTGAGCGCAACCCGCAACTGTTTGACTTCGTGGGTTCCTTCTCCGGTTACTTGGACACCACCACTCAGGGCATGCCGCAGGCCATCCAGGCTGCACAGCTGGATGCCGGTGGATACCGCTCGACCAACATGTGGGGCCCGATTGGTTCCCAGAATTGGATCGACCACGACCCGAAGCTGGGTATTGAGAACCTCAAGGACATGACGGTCTACGTCTCCTCTGGTTCCGGTAAGGATGACTTCGGCGACCCCGAGTCCGTGGCTAAGGGTCCGGCTAACCTGGCCGGCATGGGCCTGGAGGTCATCTCCCGTATGTCCACCCAGACCTTCCTGAAGTACGCTGACCGTGCAGGCGTGAAGCCGATTGCTAAGTTCCGTCCTTCCGGCGTGCACTCCTGGGAGTACTGGCAGTTCGAAATGAACCAGGCCTGGTCTGACATCGCTGACTCCCTTGACATTGCGAAGGAAGACCGCGGTGCAGAATGCACCCCGATCGGTGCTATCAAGGCTGAGGCAGCGAAGTACAAGGACCTGGGTACCTGCCTGAACAATGAGTATGACGCCGAAGATGGTAAGGCACAGGACTTCCGTGGCGGCGCTGTGTACTGGTCCCCGGATACCGGCGCGCACGCCCTGTGGGGCCGCATTGGCGCTCGTTACTCCGAAATCGGTGGCCCGAGCTCCTGGCTGGGTTTCCCGAAGACCTCTGAGCTGACCACCCCGGATGGGAAGGGTCGTTTCGTCCACTTCGAGAATGGCTCTATCTACTGGTCGCCGCAGACCGGTGCATGGGAGGTCCCCCGTGACATTATGAGCAAGTGGGGCGCAACTAAATGGGAGCAGGGCACCTTCAAGTACCCGACTTCCAGTCTGCAGAGCGTGGGCCGCGGCCTGCAGCAGTTCTTCCAGGGTGGTGTGATTACCCGCAACCCGGACAACAACAACTACACCGTGTACGGCGCTATTGGCGCTAAGTACAAGGAGCTCGACGGTGCGAAGTCCGCGCTGGGCTTCCCGGTCGCTGAGGAGCGTCCGGTCCCACGTAATGGCCGCATGCAGGAATTTGAGCACGGTTACATCTACTGGTCGGCTCGTACCGGTGCGCACTACGTGATGAAGGGCAACATCTACAACGAGTGGGGCAAGCGTGGTTGGGAGTCTGGCAAGCTGGGCTTCCCGACGAAGGACTTCTCCGAAATCGCTGCTGGTGGTCTGACTCAGGAATTCGAGAATGGCCGCATCAGCGAGGTCATGGGTCGTATTCGAGTAGAGGAAAGGTAA
- a CDS encoding cutinase family protein has product MRKFLTILAVVVLIGVIGAGAVEFLNNQRTSDQAEQPTDEPGPIGPAQPEWCPAVEFISAPGTWESAKDDDPENPQANPRSFMLSITNPLREAYPEDQLKVWTLPYTAQFKNLNAQHEMSYDDSREEGTARLEEELSYMHDNCPMTKFILSGFSQGAVIVGDVADRIGGGQGVVPADAVAGVAIIADGRRQPGVGINPGAEVDGIGAEIALQPVEGLIQAVVPGASMRGEREFGFGELADRTYEICAPNDAICDAPRGIVNGLERAMDLIEANGVHAMYAYNDSVFDGTTTNLWVIDWAKQTIDAAAA; this is encoded by the coding sequence ATGCGTAAATTTCTCACCATTCTGGCTGTTGTGGTCCTCATCGGCGTTATTGGCGCAGGTGCAGTGGAGTTTTTAAACAACCAGCGCACCTCCGATCAGGCGGAGCAACCGACTGACGAACCCGGCCCCATTGGACCAGCGCAACCGGAATGGTGCCCGGCGGTGGAGTTTATCTCCGCGCCTGGTACGTGGGAGTCCGCCAAGGATGATGATCCGGAAAATCCCCAAGCCAACCCGCGCTCGTTCATGCTGTCTATTACGAACCCGCTGCGCGAGGCTTACCCGGAAGATCAGCTCAAGGTGTGGACCCTGCCGTACACGGCGCAGTTTAAAAACCTCAACGCCCAACATGAGATGAGCTACGACGACTCCCGCGAGGAGGGCACTGCCCGCCTGGAGGAGGAGTTGAGCTACATGCATGACAACTGCCCGATGACTAAGTTCATTCTGTCGGGCTTTTCCCAGGGTGCGGTCATCGTCGGTGACGTTGCTGACCGCATTGGCGGCGGTCAGGGCGTCGTGCCTGCCGATGCCGTTGCCGGCGTAGCCATCATTGCCGACGGTCGTCGTCAGCCAGGCGTGGGTATCAACCCTGGTGCCGAGGTCGACGGCATTGGTGCAGAAATTGCTTTGCAGCCTGTCGAGGGGCTGATCCAAGCAGTCGTACCGGGTGCCTCCATGCGCGGTGAGCGCGAGTTTGGATTCGGTGAATTGGCCGACCGTACCTACGAAATCTGTGCGCCAAACGATGCCATCTGTGATGCCCCGCGCGGCATCGTTAATGGCCTAGAGCGTGCCATGGATCTTATCGAGGCCAACGGTGTGCACGCGATGTATGCGTATAACGATTCTGTCTTTGATGGCACCACTACAAACTTGTGGGTTATAGACTGGGCCAAGCAGACGATTGATGCGGCTGCGGCCTAA
- a CDS encoding DUF732 domain-containing protein: MRRVILSALAAGAATVLAACGSATVDNEEPTSVAPLERESAEASTEESSSESTSSEADSESSEGGSEQAAQDRGAREVSAIPEPEEETDTPDAKFLGALSDAGLDTDGVEDQVISAAQGSCESESNVTVQAVAGQLIEQGRTDMPFEELTGLLEDQARTAYC; this comes from the coding sequence ATGCGCCGCGTAATTCTCAGCGCCTTGGCAGCTGGTGCTGCCACGGTGTTGGCTGCGTGCGGTTCCGCAACGGTTGATAACGAGGAACCGACCTCAGTCGCACCGCTGGAACGTGAATCAGCAGAAGCGTCAACGGAAGAATCCTCGAGTGAGTCGACCTCCTCGGAAGCCGATTCTGAGTCGTCGGAAGGCGGCTCCGAGCAGGCCGCACAGGACCGTGGGGCCCGTGAGGTCTCCGCTATCCCGGAGCCGGAGGAAGAAACCGATACTCCGGATGCAAAGTTCTTAGGCGCGTTGTCTGATGCCGGACTCGATACCGACGGTGTCGAAGATCAGGTCATCAGCGCTGCACAAGGTTCGTGCGAAAGTGAGTCCAATGTCACCGTGCAGGCAGTAGCTGGCCAGCTCATTGAGCAGGGCCGCACGGACATGCCTTTCGAGGAGCTCACTGGACTTCTCGAGGACCAAGCACGCACAGCGTATTGCTAG